One window of the Osmerus mordax isolate fOsmMor3 chromosome 2, fOsmMor3.pri, whole genome shotgun sequence genome contains the following:
- the LOC136932849 gene encoding lanC-like protein 3: MENARCFSNRFADYEGALLAGQGIETVVPAVIATIDKILKKVDLNACDGGLYDGPAGVAYMLYHVSECPLFSKQRDNYLKTAKQIIDVSVRYVDVEPDQNMRAAFLLGGAGIYAVAAMVYKALGLSDFVKPLTKFRNLWKVCAPINFMECGSDELFVGRAGYLCAALVLKQKLAIEILSMDQITAICQAIIESGKQYARRRRKPFPLMFTYYGTEYLGAAHGLSSVLQMLLSYHEVLSGAERDLVWHSVNFLMNQEQNCNWPAELGAMIKRENELLHWCHGAPGVAYLFAKAYLINNKPQYLDTCIRCGELVWEKGLLKKGPGICHRVAGSAYVFLLLYRLTGNRKYIYRAQRFAEFLFTDEFKAGSSSVTSIYSLFEGLSGTVCFLVDILQPDQAEFPLFSIFV; the protein is encoded by the exons ATGGAAAACGCTCGTTGTTTTTCCAACCGTTTTGCCGACTACGAAGGTGCGCTTCTCGCAGGTCAGGGAATCGAGACAGTGGTACCCGCTGTCATAGCGACCATAGATAAAATATTGAAGAAGGTTGATTTAAATGCTTGTGATGGAGGGCTGTACGATGGTCCAGCGGGAGTGGCGTACATGCTCTACCACGTCTCCGAGTGCCCTCTGTTCTCAAAGCAAAGAGATAATTATCTCAAGACAGCCAAGCAGATCATTGACGTATCTGTGAGATACGTGGATGTGGAGCCAGACCAAAATATGCGTGCCGCCTTTCTCCTCGGCGGGGCAGGTATATATGCTGTGGCCGCGATGGTCTACAAAGCCTTGGGTTTGTCAGACTTTGTCAAGCCGCTGACAAAATTTCGTAATCTGTGGAAGGTGTGCGCGCCCATCAACTTCATGGAGTGCGGCTCAGATGAGCTTTTCGTAGGCCGTGCGGGGTACCTTTGCGCTGCCCTAGTGCTCAAACAGAAGTTGGCGATAGAG ATTCTTAGCATGGATCAAATCACGGCCATATGCcaagccatcattgagtctggcaaacagtatgccaggaggagaagaaagcccTTTCCTCTCATGTTCACCTACTACGGCACCGAATACCTCG GTGCAGCCCACGGGCTGTCATCAGTGCTTCAGATGCTGCTGTCCTACCACGAGGTGCTTAGCGGAGCCGAGAGAGACCTGGTGTGGCACAGTGTGAACTTCCTCATGAACCAGGAGCAGAACTGTAACTGGCCGGCCGAGCTGGGCGCTATGATAAAGAGGGAGAACGAACTGTTGCACTGGTGCCATGGGgctcctg gtgtGGCATACCTGTTTGCCAAGGCCTACCTGATAAACAACAAGCCCCAGTATCTGGACACGTGCATCCGCTGTGGAGAGCTGGTCTGGGAGAAGGGGCTGTTGAAGAAGGGGCCGGGAATCTGCCACAGGGTGGCCGGCAGTGCCtacgtcttcctcctcctctaccgcctcacaggaaacaggaagtacatctaccgAGCACAGAG gtttgCAGAGTTCCTGTTCACGGATGAGTTCAAGGCAGGTTCCAGCTCGGTTACCAGTATTTACAGTCTCTTCGAGGGCCTCTCGGGCACTGTCTGCTTCCTGGTAGATATCCTCCAGCCGGACCAGGCAGAGTTCCCACTTTTTAGTATCTTTGTGTGA
- the dynlt3 gene encoding dynein light chain Tctex-type 3, with the protein MEEYSGDEVSFNSDEASVSVKECIESIIGGVDYNQNKVNQWTASIVEHSLTQLVKQGRPFKFIVNCAIMQKSGAGLHTANSCYWDTATDGSCTVRWENRTMYCVVSVFAVAVTL; encoded by the exons ATGGAGGAGTATTCTGGAGACGAG GTGTCTTTCAATTCTGATGAGGCCAGTGTGTCAGTTAAGGAG TGTATTGAAAGCATCATTGGCGGAGTGGACTATAACCAGAACAAGGTAAACCAGTGGACCGCCAGCATCGTGGAGCACTCTTTGACACAGCTGGTCAAACAAGGAAGACCATTTAAGTTCATAG TAAACTGTGCCATCATGCAGAAGAGTGGAGCAGGCCTTCACACAGCCAACTCCTGCTACTGGGACACTGCCACTGATG GAAGCTGCACGGTCAGGTGGGAGAATCGCACCATGTACTGCGTCGTGAGCGTGTTCGCGGTTGCCGTGACGTTGTAA
- the xk gene encoding membrane transport protein XK produces the protein MRLPSSIFVSVSLFTAETTAALYLSSTYRSHGDQIWQGLTLLFTLVPSVLVQLTLTFIHRDLSRDRPLVLLLHILQLGPIVRCLEAFCIYGSVGRVEEPYVSITRKRKVPRGGQSEEVERQVGQAEGKLFTHRAAFARTSVIQAFLGSAPQLTLQLYICILQREVSVGRGTLMVISLLSIVYGALRCNILAIKIKYDDYEVDVSPGAYLCIFLWRSFEIATRVTVLVLFSSVLQLWVLPVVLFNFLLFFLYPWVLFWQSHSPFPENIEKTLTRVGTTIVLCLLTFLYAGINMFCWSAVQLKLNDPDLINKSQNWYRMAVYYMLRFAENASLLLLWYVNKTDFYEFVCAPLLVLQLLLAYAMAIFFMLMFYQFCHPCRKLFSSNMTQGLWDCSALLCLICQSNPERIEARSREKAALEPPGPDPTNHKEAASETHMSYDEPNDTTMYDTMDETVAYDILDDLDQEVKKEMNGDLSGHCTA, from the exons ATGCGACTCCCCAGTTCGATATTTGTGTCGGTGTCTCTGTTCACAGCCGAAACAACGGCAGCCCTCTATCTGAGCTCGACGTACCGCTCCCACGGTGACCAGATTTGGCAGGGTCTCACGCTCCTTTTTACGCTTGTGCCGTCGGTGCTCGTGCAGCTGACCCTCACTTTCATTCACCGGGACCTCAGCAGAGATCGACCGCTAGTGCTTCTGCTGCACATTCTACAACTCGGACCCATTGTGAG GTGTCTGGAGGCCTTCTGCATCTACGGAAGCGTGGGCCGCGTCGAGGAGCCCTATGTCAGCATcaccaggaagaggaaggtgcCCCGGGGGGGGCAGTCGGAGGAGGTGGAGCGGCAGGTGGGACAGGCGGAGGGGAAGCTGTTCACGCACCGAGCAGCCTTCGCCAGGACCTCGGTCATCCAGGCCTTCCTGGGCTCGGCACCCCAGCTTACCCTGCAGCTGTACATCTGCATCCTGCAGCGGGAGGTGTCCGTCGGCagag gcacCTTGATGGTGATCTCCCTGCTGTCGATAGTTTACGGCGCGCTCCGCTGCAACATCCTGGCCATCAAGATCAAGTACGACGACTACGAGGTGGACGTCAGCCCCGGAGCCTACCTCTGCATCTTCCTGTGGCGGAGCTTTGAGATCGCCACCCGCGTCACCGTCCTGGTCCTGTTCAGCTCCGTGCTGCAGCTCTGGGTCCTCCCCGTCGTCCTCTTCAACTTCCTGCTTTTCTTCCTCTACCCCTGGGTGCTGTTCTGGCAGAGCCACTCCCCCTTCCCGGAGAACATCGAGAAGACTCTGACCCGGGTAGGGACCACCATTGTCCTCTGCCTGCTCACGTTCCTCTACGCCGGGATCAACATGTTCTGCTGGTCGGCCGTGCAGCTGAAGCTCAACGACCCGGATCTGATCAACAAGTCCCAGAACTGGTACCGCATGGCCGTGTACTACATGCTGCGCTTCGCCGAGAACGCctcgcttctcctcctctggtaCGTCAACAAGACGGACTTCTACGAGTTTGTGTGCGCCCCACTCTTagtgctgcagctgctgctggccTACGCCATGGCCATCTTCTTCATGCTGATGTTCTACCAGTTCTGCCACCCCTGCAGGAAACTCTTCTCCTCCAACATGACCCAGGGACTCTGGGACTGCTCCGCCCTGCTCTGCCTCATCTGCCAATCAAACCcagagaggatagaggccaGGTCGAGGGAGAAGGCTGCTCTGGAACCACCGGGTCCTGATCCCACCAATCACAAAGAGGCAGCCAGTGAGACACACATGTCATATGATGAGCCCAATGACACGACAATGTATGACACGATGGACGAGACGGTGGCTTATGATATACTCGATGACTTGGACCAGGAAGTGAAGAAGGAGATGAATGGTGATCTGTCTGGCcattgtacagcctga